One genomic window of Marinobacter adhaerens HP15 includes the following:
- a CDS encoding acyl-CoA dehydrogenase family protein: MNLNYTTEELAFRDEVRAFLDKKLPGDIAAKVKGFRRLSKEDHQRWQKILSEQGWYATHWPEEYGGVNWSPVQKHIWDEESSRYGAPRSVPFGVNMVAPVIIKFGTEEQKQRYLPRILSGEDWWCQGYSEPGAGSDLASLKTRAVRDGDHYIVNGQKTWTTLGQHANMIFCLVRTNTEVKAQEGISFLLIDMDTPGITVRPIITLDGEHEVNEVFFEDVKVPAENLVGEEDKGWTYAKYLLTYERTGLAGIGISKAALQHLKELATRRVKNGRPLIEDASFGQRIAQVEIDLMAAAISNLRIIASVEGGGMPGAESSMLKVRGTEIRQTINDLARRAIGPYAIPFVEEELDLDYDGDFLSDENAAPVAPQYFNNRKLSIFGGSNEIQKNIVSKMILGL; encoded by the coding sequence ATGAACTTGAATTACACCACCGAGGAGCTCGCCTTCCGTGATGAGGTCCGCGCGTTCCTGGATAAAAAGCTGCCCGGGGATATTGCCGCCAAGGTCAAGGGGTTCCGCCGGCTTTCAAAGGAAGACCACCAGCGCTGGCAGAAGATTCTCAGCGAACAGGGCTGGTACGCCACCCACTGGCCGGAAGAATACGGCGGAGTGAACTGGAGCCCGGTCCAGAAACACATCTGGGATGAAGAATCCTCTCGCTATGGCGCGCCGCGTTCCGTGCCTTTCGGCGTCAACATGGTGGCGCCGGTCATTATCAAGTTTGGCACCGAAGAGCAGAAGCAGAGATACCTGCCAAGAATCCTGAGCGGAGAAGACTGGTGGTGCCAGGGCTATTCCGAGCCGGGGGCCGGTTCAGACCTGGCCTCGCTCAAGACCCGGGCCGTCCGCGACGGCGATCATTATATTGTGAATGGCCAGAAAACCTGGACCACCCTGGGCCAGCACGCCAACATGATTTTCTGCCTCGTGCGCACCAACACCGAAGTGAAGGCCCAGGAAGGCATCTCGTTCCTGCTGATCGACATGGACACCCCGGGCATTACCGTGCGTCCCATCATTACCCTGGATGGTGAGCACGAAGTGAATGAGGTGTTCTTCGAAGACGTGAAAGTGCCAGCAGAGAACCTGGTGGGCGAGGAAGACAAGGGCTGGACCTACGCCAAATATCTGCTGACCTACGAACGCACCGGTCTGGCAGGCATTGGCATTTCCAAGGCTGCACTGCAGCACCTGAAGGAACTGGCCACCCGGCGGGTGAAGAACGGTCGTCCACTGATTGAGGATGCGTCGTTTGGCCAGCGTATTGCCCAGGTCGAGATTGATCTGATGGCCGCGGCAATCAGCAATCTGCGCATCATCGCATCCGTGGAGGGCGGCGGCATGCCGGGAGCGGAAAGCTCCATGCTGAAGGTCCGCGGCACCGAAATCCGACAGACCATCAATGATCTGGCCCGCCGGGCAATTGGCCCCTACGCCATCCCCTTCGTGGAAGAAGAACTGGATCTGGACTATGACGGCGACTTCCTGTCGGACGAGAACGCCGCTCCGGTAGCGCCCCAGTACTTTAATAACCGCAAATTGTCGATTTTCGGCGGGTCCAACGAGATCCAGAAGAACATCGTGTCGAAAATGATACTCGGGCTTTAA
- a CDS encoding CBS domain-containing protein: MNSVFNALPVQDLGRTGALPTAKPLSHIGSEDSAVHLLTDFSEQRLSVLSSDMSVSEARLWMRLADTSFKVVENQAGDCLGILAIEDVNGEKAMSVAHRQGVPLKDVRVRDIMRPISELPAIHYQDLRAATVGDLVSTFREVHEGYLLVLDDDRHQPSRSYLRGLVCAEELLQRLDLAIDLEHRATKFYEIVHVVKGGF, from the coding sequence ATGAACAGTGTATTCAACGCATTGCCAGTACAGGATCTGGGACGCACCGGCGCGTTACCCACCGCCAAACCCCTGTCTCATATAGGAAGCGAGGATTCGGCAGTCCACTTGCTGACAGACTTCTCCGAGCAGCGCCTGTCCGTTTTGAGTTCCGATATGTCCGTTTCGGAGGCGAGGTTGTGGATGAGACTTGCCGATACGTCTTTCAAGGTGGTGGAAAACCAGGCGGGGGATTGTCTGGGCATTCTGGCCATCGAAGATGTGAACGGCGAGAAGGCCATGAGTGTCGCCCATCGACAGGGAGTGCCCCTCAAGGACGTTCGGGTTCGCGATATCATGCGCCCGATAAGTGAGCTGCCGGCTATCCATTATCAGGATTTGCGGGCGGCAACCGTGGGCGACCTGGTCAGCACATTCCGTGAGGTTCATGAAGGGTATCTGCTTGTGCTGGATGACGACCGGCATCAGCCTTCCCGTTCCTATCTCCGGGGACTGGTCTGTGCCGAAGAGCTTCTGCAGCGGCTGGACCTGGCGATCGATCTGGAGCATCGGGCAACCAAGTTCTATGAGATCGTCCACGTGGTGAAAGGCGGCTTCTAG
- a CDS encoding acetyl-CoA carboxylase biotin carboxylase subunit, producing the protein MAIRKLLIANRGEIAVRIARACSELGIRSVAIHSEADEYSLHVKKADEAYQISKDPLSGYLNPHHIVNMAVETGCDALHPGYGFLSENAELAAICEQRGITFVGPSANAISSMGDKTQARQTALAAGVPVTPGSEGNLADVEDAVVQAADIGYPVMLKATSGGGGRGIRRCDNEKELRQNFERVISEATKAFGSAEVFLEKCIIEPRHIEVQILADTHGNVVHLYERDCSIQRRNQKLIELAPSPQLEESQREYIGDLAKRVAKQCGYVNAGTVEFLLDHDGSFYFMEMNTRVQVEHTITEEITGVDIIKAQIRIAAGEPLGLKQEDISYRGFAAQFRINAEDPKNGFLPSFGRISRYYSAGGPGVRTDANMYTGYEIPPYYDSMCAKLIVWAMDWDELIARSRRALGDMGIYGVQTTIPYYKQILEHPDFQAADFNTGFVERNPQLLEYSSKTRPESIATAIAAAIAAQAGL; encoded by the coding sequence ATGGCTATTCGGAAGCTGCTGATCGCCAATCGCGGAGAGATTGCGGTCAGGATTGCCCGGGCCTGCAGCGAACTGGGCATCCGCTCGGTCGCTATTCATTCGGAGGCTGACGAGTACTCCCTGCACGTCAAAAAAGCCGACGAAGCTTATCAGATCAGCAAGGACCCCCTGTCGGGATACCTGAACCCCCACCATATTGTGAATATGGCGGTGGAAACCGGCTGCGATGCACTGCATCCCGGCTATGGTTTCCTGTCGGAGAATGCGGAACTGGCTGCGATTTGTGAGCAGCGAGGTATTACGTTCGTGGGACCGTCGGCGAATGCTATTTCATCCATGGGCGACAAAACCCAGGCCCGCCAGACGGCCCTTGCCGCGGGTGTCCCGGTAACGCCGGGTTCTGAAGGCAACCTGGCCGATGTCGAGGATGCCGTCGTCCAGGCCGCCGATATCGGCTATCCGGTGATGCTGAAGGCCACCTCCGGTGGGGGTGGGCGAGGCATTCGCCGGTGCGATAATGAAAAAGAGCTTCGCCAGAACTTCGAGCGGGTAATCTCCGAGGCCACCAAAGCCTTTGGCAGTGCCGAGGTGTTCCTTGAGAAGTGCATCATCGAGCCCCGTCACATCGAGGTCCAGATTCTTGCCGATACCCATGGCAATGTTGTCCACCTCTACGAGCGGGATTGCTCGATCCAGCGCCGCAACCAGAAGCTGATTGAGCTGGCGCCGTCGCCGCAGCTTGAGGAAAGTCAGCGCGAATACATCGGCGATCTGGCCAAACGGGTGGCGAAGCAGTGTGGTTACGTAAATGCCGGCACCGTCGAGTTCCTGCTGGACCACGATGGCAGCTTTTACTTCATGGAAATGAATACCCGGGTTCAGGTTGAGCACACAATCACCGAGGAAATCACCGGGGTGGATATCATCAAGGCGCAGATACGGATCGCTGCCGGCGAACCACTGGGCCTCAAGCAGGAAGACATCTCCTATCGGGGCTTTGCTGCCCAGTTCCGCATCAACGCCGAAGATCCGAAGAACGGCTTTCTGCCGAGTTTCGGCCGCATCAGCCGCTACTATTCCGCCGGCGGTCCGGGCGTGCGCACCGATGCCAATATGTATACCGGTTACGAGATTCCCCCGTATTACGACTCCATGTGCGCCAAGCTGATTGTCTGGGCCATGGACTGGGACGAGCTGATTGCCCGCTCCCGCCGTGCTCTCGGCGATATGGGCATTTACGGCGTCCAGACCACCATCCCCTATTACAAGCAGATTCTCGAGCACCCGGATTTCCAGGCCGCTGACTTCAATACCGGCTTTGTGGAACGTAACCCCCAATTGCTTGAGTACAGCAGCAAAACCCGCCCGGAATCCATCGCCACAGCCATTGCCGCAGCCATTGCGGCGCAGGCGGGCCTGTAA
- the oadA gene encoding sodium-extruding oxaloacetate decarboxylase subunit alpha yields the protein MTKRKIHITDVILRDAHQSLIATRMRTEDMLPACEWLDQAGYWSLECWGGATFDACVRFLKEDPWERLRTLRKALPNTRLQMLLRGQNLLGYRHYGDDVVEAFVAKAAENGMDVFRIFDALNDVRNLETSIKAVKKAGKHAQGTICYTVSPVHGTDAYLEQAKAMADMGADSIAIKDMAGLLTPAVTAELVGKLKQTLNLPVFLHSHATSGMAPMCQWAAMEAGVDHIDTALSAFAGGTSHPPTESLVAALHDAGLETGLNLELLDKATRHFREVRKKYHQFESAYNGVDTSVLLSQVPGGMMSNLANQLKEQGALDRIQDVFEEIPRVRKDLGYPPLVTPTSQIVGTQAVINVLAGKRYESITNEVKKYLQGWYGKAPAAVDKSLQQRAVGKEDLIEERPANLIPRELDELRKQVGELATSEEDVLTYAMFPDQAKAYLEQRRDGTLQPEPLEPIPTGSSGGSVSSKFKITVHGESYDIHVTGANPSGENERRFYMTVDGVPEEIHLASLGEDGEGARSSGGRATATKEGHVTTSMPGNIVDVLVKEGDEVQAGDPVLIIEAMKMETEVKATTAGKVSGVFIAKGDRVVPGEVLVEID from the coding sequence ATGACCAAGCGCAAGATTCATATTACCGACGTTATTCTCAGGGACGCCCACCAGTCTCTGATCGCCACCCGGATGCGCACGGAAGACATGCTTCCGGCCTGCGAGTGGCTAGACCAGGCCGGCTACTGGTCCCTGGAGTGCTGGGGGGGTGCCACGTTTGACGCCTGTGTGCGTTTCCTGAAGGAAGATCCCTGGGAGCGCCTGCGGACCCTGAGAAAGGCCCTGCCCAATACCCGCCTGCAGATGTTGCTGCGCGGCCAGAACCTGCTGGGCTATCGCCATTATGGCGATGACGTGGTTGAGGCATTCGTGGCCAAGGCTGCCGAAAATGGCATGGATGTGTTCCGCATTTTTGATGCCCTGAACGATGTGCGCAATCTCGAAACCAGCATCAAGGCGGTCAAGAAGGCTGGCAAGCATGCACAGGGCACCATCTGCTACACCGTGAGTCCGGTACATGGCACTGATGCCTACCTGGAGCAGGCCAAGGCCATGGCTGACATGGGTGCGGACAGTATCGCGATCAAGGACATGGCAGGGCTGCTCACGCCGGCGGTAACTGCTGAGCTGGTCGGTAAGTTGAAGCAGACCCTCAATCTGCCCGTTTTCCTGCACTCCCACGCCACCTCGGGCATGGCGCCCATGTGTCAGTGGGCGGCCATGGAAGCAGGCGTTGACCATATTGATACCGCGCTGTCGGCCTTTGCCGGCGGCACCAGCCATCCGCCCACGGAATCACTGGTGGCGGCGCTGCACGATGCCGGTCTGGAGACCGGGCTGAACCTGGAGCTGCTGGACAAGGCCACACGCCATTTCCGGGAAGTGCGCAAGAAGTATCACCAGTTCGAGAGCGCCTATAACGGTGTTGATACCTCGGTGCTCCTGTCCCAGGTGCCCGGTGGCATGATGTCCAATCTCGCCAACCAATTGAAGGAACAGGGCGCGCTGGATCGCATCCAGGACGTATTCGAGGAAATTCCGCGGGTTCGAAAGGATCTTGGTTACCCGCCGCTGGTAACACCCACCTCCCAGATCGTGGGTACCCAGGCGGTGATCAACGTGCTTGCCGGCAAGCGCTACGAGTCCATCACGAACGAGGTGAAGAAGTACCTCCAGGGCTGGTACGGCAAGGCGCCGGCTGCGGTTGATAAATCGCTTCAGCAGCGCGCCGTCGGCAAGGAGGATCTGATTGAAGAACGCCCCGCTAACCTGATCCCCCGTGAACTCGACGAGTTGCGCAAACAGGTGGGCGAACTGGCCACCAGCGAAGAGGATGTGCTCACGTACGCCATGTTCCCGGATCAGGCCAAAGCGTATCTTGAGCAGCGGCGTGACGGTACGCTGCAGCCGGAGCCCCTGGAGCCGATTCCCACCGGTTCGTCGGGCGGCTCGGTCTCCAGCAAATTCAAGATCACGGTTCATGGTGAGAGCTACGATATTCACGTCACCGGCGCCAATCCCTCCGGTGAGAATGAGCGTCGTTTCTACATGACCGTCGATGGGGTGCCGGAGGAAATCCACCTGGCTTCGCTGGGAGAAGACGGCGAGGGCGCGCGGTCCAGTGGTGGCCGGGCCACCGCCACCAAGGAAGGTCATGTAACCACAAGCATGCCCGGCAACATCGTGGATGTGCTGGTGAAGGAAGGTGACGAGGTTCAGGCCGGCGATCCGGTGCTGATCATCGAGGCCATGAAGATGGAAACCGAAGTAAAGGCGACCACGGCCGGAAAGGTTTCCGGCGTGTTTATTGCCAAGGGTGATCGTGTGGTGCCCGGAGAAGTTCTGGTCGAGATCGATTAG
- a CDS encoding acyl-CoA dehydrogenase gives MASAPWNDLLGFDAQLDETERQVRDSIRSFCDEQLMPGITEANRHEKFDRSIFNQMGELGMLGATLPEEYGGPGLNHVCYGLIAREVERVDSAYRSALSVQSSLVMYPIYSYGKEAMKKRILPKLASGEYVGCFGLTEPNHGSDPSGMETRAKKVDGGYLLSGSKTWITNSPIADVCVVWAKLDGKVNGFVIEREGATGLETPKIQGKFSLRASETGSIFMDEVFVPDENHLEVEGLKGPFSCLNKARFGISWGSLGAAEFCWHAARNYTLERKQFGKPLAANQLIQKKLVDMQTEITIGLQAVLQLGRMMDAGTVTPDAISLLKRNNCGKALDIARVARDMHGGNGIADEYHVIRHVMNLEAVNTYEGTHDVHALILGRGQTGIQAFS, from the coding sequence ATGGCTTCCGCACCCTGGAATGATCTGCTGGGTTTCGACGCCCAACTGGACGAAACCGAGCGTCAGGTACGAGACAGCATCCGCAGCTTCTGTGACGAGCAACTGATGCCCGGAATCACCGAGGCCAACCGGCACGAAAAGTTCGATCGCTCTATCTTCAACCAGATGGGTGAACTCGGCATGCTGGGCGCGACCCTACCGGAAGAATACGGTGGGCCCGGGCTGAACCATGTCTGCTACGGCCTGATTGCCCGGGAAGTGGAGAGAGTGGACTCGGCCTACCGCTCGGCCCTGAGCGTTCAGTCTTCCCTGGTCATGTACCCGATCTATTCCTACGGCAAGGAAGCGATGAAAAAACGCATCCTGCCCAAGCTGGCCTCCGGCGAGTACGTTGGCTGCTTTGGTCTGACCGAACCCAATCACGGGTCCGACCCCAGCGGCATGGAAACCCGAGCCAAAAAGGTCGACGGCGGGTACCTGCTGAGCGGTTCAAAAACCTGGATCACCAACTCTCCGATTGCAGATGTCTGCGTGGTCTGGGCCAAACTGGACGGCAAGGTGAACGGTTTTGTGATTGAGCGTGAGGGTGCCACGGGCCTGGAAACGCCGAAGATCCAGGGCAAGTTTTCCCTGCGGGCCTCGGAAACCGGCTCCATCTTTATGGACGAGGTGTTCGTTCCGGACGAAAATCATCTTGAGGTGGAAGGGCTGAAAGGTCCGTTCAGCTGCCTCAACAAGGCCCGCTTCGGCATCAGTTGGGGGTCTCTGGGCGCCGCTGAATTCTGCTGGCACGCGGCCCGCAACTACACCCTGGAGCGCAAGCAGTTTGGCAAGCCCCTGGCCGCCAACCAGCTGATCCAGAAAAAGCTGGTGGATATGCAGACCGAGATCACCATCGGCCTGCAGGCTGTTCTGCAACTGGGCCGCATGATGGATGCCGGCACCGTAACGCCGGATGCCATCTCGTTGCTCAAGCGCAACAACTGTGGCAAGGCACTGGATATCGCCCGGGTTGCCCGGGACATGCACGGTGGCAACGGCATCGCCGACGAGTACCATGTGATCCGTCACGTGATGAATCTGGAGGCCGTGAACACCTATGAAGGCACCCACGATGTCCACGCCCTGATTCTGGGCCGAGGCCAGACAGGCATTCAGGCTTTCAGTTGA
- a CDS encoding 2-hydroxyacid dehydrogenase, which produces MKILFVAGDPKPERWTVPIKELLPEAKVYVWDPEGPAVDADYAIVWQPPEALFEREKHLKAVFNLGAGIDGLLKVANLPEALTVVRLEDAGMSVQMAEYVLHQLLEASREMETYREQQRQGVWKIHRPIKRSEWPVGVMGLGHIGKRVASTLANLDYRVSGWARGEHSLEGVSTYAGPDELGDFLKATRVLVNTLPLTDNTRNIIDYELLSQLQPGAVLINVGRGEHLVEDDLLRALDDGTLLRASLDVFRKEPLPEGHPFWQRKEITITPHISARTLRDATIEQITGKIRDHAQGLAITGIVDTERGY; this is translated from the coding sequence ATGAAGATTCTTTTTGTGGCAGGCGACCCGAAACCCGAGCGCTGGACAGTGCCCATCAAGGAACTGCTGCCGGAAGCCAAGGTTTACGTCTGGGATCCGGAAGGGCCCGCTGTTGATGCGGATTACGCCATCGTGTGGCAGCCACCCGAGGCCCTGTTCGAGCGGGAAAAGCATCTGAAGGCCGTATTCAATCTGGGGGCGGGCATTGACGGACTGCTCAAGGTTGCCAACCTGCCTGAGGCACTGACGGTTGTGCGTCTGGAAGACGCGGGCATGTCTGTGCAGATGGCAGAATACGTGCTGCATCAACTGCTGGAAGCCAGCCGCGAGATGGAAACCTACCGTGAGCAACAGCGTCAGGGGGTCTGGAAAATCCATCGGCCTATCAAACGCAGCGAGTGGCCGGTGGGTGTCATGGGACTGGGCCATATCGGCAAGCGGGTTGCTAGCACGCTGGCCAATCTGGACTATCGGGTGAGCGGCTGGGCCCGCGGAGAGCATAGCCTGGAAGGGGTTAGCACCTATGCCGGTCCGGACGAGCTCGGTGACTTTCTGAAAGCCACCCGGGTTCTGGTCAACACCCTGCCCCTGACCGACAACACCCGGAACATCATCGACTATGAACTACTGAGTCAGCTTCAACCCGGCGCCGTGCTAATCAACGTAGGCCGGGGTGAACACCTGGTCGAGGACGACCTGCTTCGGGCCCTGGACGACGGTACCTTGCTGCGCGCATCCCTGGATGTATTCCGGAAAGAGCCCCTTCCGGAGGGACACCCGTTCTGGCAGCGGAAAGAAATCACCATTACCCCGCACATCTCTGCGCGAACCCTGCGGGATGCCACCATCGAGCAGATCACCGGCAAGATACGCGATCATGCCCAGGGCCTTGCCATTACGGGAATCGTGGACACCGAACGGGGCTACTGA
- a CDS encoding IclR family transcriptional regulator — protein MAGKKQISPELKVASTDGEPVKPEKDRKFVEALSRGLDVLRAFSQGPVILGNQDIARITGLPKPTVSRMTYTLTKLGYLSYNTQLEKYQLSSGVLALGYAYVSNLKVRQLAKPYMDEFARQTNMSVGLTCRDRLHMIYVENRLPPEASLLRMDIGLKLPMATTSAGRAYYCAISDKARLVIDDAMAAKFGDDWPEKKAGLDQAMKDYKEHGFCLSIGEWDRNINSAGVPIHLQDGTIMALTCAAPSYLVPAEKLRGSIAHQLAMLAGDIESLGV, from the coding sequence ATGGCAGGAAAAAAGCAGATCTCACCCGAACTGAAAGTGGCATCCACTGACGGTGAGCCCGTGAAGCCGGAGAAAGACCGCAAGTTCGTCGAGGCCCTGTCCCGCGGCCTGGACGTGCTCCGCGCCTTCAGCCAGGGGCCTGTCATCCTGGGAAATCAGGACATCGCCCGCATCACCGGGCTGCCGAAGCCGACCGTGTCGCGCATGACCTACACCCTTACCAAGCTGGGTTACCTCAGCTACAACACCCAGCTGGAAAAGTATCAGTTGAGTTCCGGGGTGCTTGCACTGGGTTATGCCTACGTGTCCAACCTCAAGGTTCGCCAACTGGCCAAGCCCTACATGGACGAGTTTGCTCGCCAGACCAACATGTCGGTCGGCCTTACCTGCCGTGACAGGTTGCACATGATCTATGTGGAAAACCGCCTGCCACCGGAAGCCTCCCTGCTGCGCATGGACATCGGCCTGAAGCTCCCCATGGCCACCACCTCTGCCGGCCGCGCCTACTACTGTGCCATCAGCGACAAGGCCCGCCTGGTGATCGACGACGCCATGGCCGCCAAATTCGGAGATGACTGGCCCGAGAAAAAGGCCGGCCTGGACCAGGCCATGAAGGATTACAAGGAACACGGCTTCTGCCTGTCCATCGGCGAGTGGGACCGCAATATCAACTCCGCCGGCGTGCCCATACACCTGCAGGACGGCACCATCATGGCCCTGACCTGTGCCGCGCCGTCCTACCTGGTGCCGGCCGAAAAGCTTCGCGGTTCCATTGCCCACCAGCTGGCCATGCTGGCAGGCGATATAGAATCTTTGGGTGTTTGA